A region of Corallincola holothuriorum DNA encodes the following proteins:
- a CDS encoding FAD:protein FMN transferase has translation MGTRVGVELWHDDEVQAERIMAEVMEEMTRINQTMSPYIESSELSEVNRQAADNPVAVSLELFALLSKAQRFSVLSEGAFDISFASVGYQYDYRAQQRPDKDALAAGAYRIDYRQVQLDPELQTVKFGRQGMRIDLGGIAKGHAVDLGIAVLQKHGVKHGLVNAGGDTRLLGDRRGRPWVVGVKDPRVEDKQAVLLPLVDEAISTSGDYERYFEEDGVRYHHILNPMTGDSAREVQSVTVLAPDSTTADALSTTVFVLGVERGLALVESMANVEAIIIDNQRKMHYSSDLAPPE, from the coding sequence ATGGGCACGCGGGTTGGCGTCGAGCTTTGGCACGACGATGAGGTACAAGCTGAGCGGATCATGGCGGAAGTGATGGAGGAGATGACACGGATTAACCAAACCATGAGCCCCTATATTGAGAGTAGTGAGCTTAGCGAGGTTAACCGTCAGGCTGCCGATAACCCCGTGGCAGTGTCACTGGAACTGTTTGCTTTGTTATCAAAGGCGCAACGTTTTTCCGTACTCAGTGAGGGAGCTTTTGATATCAGTTTTGCCTCGGTCGGTTATCAATATGATTATCGCGCCCAGCAACGCCCTGATAAAGATGCGTTGGCCGCCGGGGCGTATCGTATCGATTATCGTCAAGTTCAACTAGACCCAGAGCTGCAGACGGTGAAGTTTGGCCGCCAAGGGATGCGCATCGACTTGGGGGGGATCGCTAAAGGCCATGCGGTTGATCTTGGCATTGCCGTGTTGCAAAAGCATGGCGTTAAACATGGGCTGGTGAATGCCGGTGGTGATACCCGTTTATTAGGGGATCGTCGTGGGCGACCATGGGTTGTTGGCGTAAAGGATCCACGGGTTGAAGATAAGCAAGCGGTATTACTGCCTCTGGTTGACGAAGCTATTTCGACTTCTGGCGATTATGAGCGCTATTTTGAGGAAGATGGCGTACGTTATCACCATATCCTTAACCCGATGACTGGGGATTCGGCCAGGGAGGTGCAGAGCGTAACTGTTTTGGCACCCGATTCGACCACCGCGGATGCTTTGTCGACGACGGTGTTCGTGCTGGGTGTGGAACGAGGGTTGGCATTGGTCGAGTCTATGGCAAATGTAGAAGCGATCATTATCGATAATCAACGCAAGATGCACTACTCCTCAGATTTGGCACCGCCGGAATAG
- a CDS encoding helix-turn-helix domain-containing protein, which yields MNYWKNDPSLSLLAQHGRPIAYRRGQLLYDIDTLATHLFLITDGSFEICVPYEGTLGTILDMAAPGTLAGETEYLLQSTSGVRHSTIARAREPSTAIAIPFSVVGKIAAKEPSLLTKIAAQNAIRQQTYIKQVQAASTLGVKARVEEKLRYLSTLENAMTHPQGIQVRYTRMDIARMVGASRETVGRILKELVAQGEIYTDGKTLVLFEHGCCLPAENVMANPLESAA from the coding sequence ATGAATTATTGGAAAAACGACCCAAGCCTTTCTCTGCTGGCGCAACACGGACGCCCCATAGCTTATCGTCGTGGTCAGCTGCTTTACGATATTGACACTTTAGCAACGCATCTTTTTCTTATCACTGATGGTAGCTTTGAGATCTGTGTGCCCTATGAAGGCACACTCGGCACTATTTTGGACATGGCTGCACCAGGCACGCTTGCTGGTGAAACCGAATATCTGCTGCAGTCAACCAGCGGAGTTCGTCACTCCACCATCGCCCGTGCACGTGAACCATCTACCGCGATCGCTATTCCGTTTAGCGTGGTTGGAAAAATTGCAGCAAAAGAACCCAGCCTGTTAACCAAGATTGCTGCACAAAATGCTATCCGCCAGCAAACCTACATTAAGCAGGTTCAGGCAGCCTCAACCTTAGGCGTCAAGGCTCGGGTAGAAGAGAAGCTTAGATACTTAAGTACCCTTGAAAACGCCATGACCCATCCACAGGGAATTCAGGTTCGCTATACCCGCATGGACATCGCACGCATGGTGGGTGCCAGCCGCGAAACAGTGGGACGTATCCTCAAAGAGCTGGTCGCCCAAGGCGAAATATACACTGACGGAAAAACACTGGTACTGTTTGAACACGGCTGTTGTTTACCAGCCGAAAACGTGATGGCTAACCCATTGGAAAGTGCCGCATAA